Proteins encoded within one genomic window of Bacillales bacterium:
- a CDS encoding disulfide oxidoreductase has product METRNEEASFSLYFAWLVAVIATGGSLYFSEIAGYVPCELCWYQRIFMYPLVIILGIASFKGARSITTYVLPLSIIGGCFSIYHYSEQKFGTPSFCTGTVPCSGEYINWLGFITIPLLALTAFLLITLFLLMARRNH; this is encoded by the coding sequence ATGGAAACGAGAAACGAAGAAGCGTCTTTTTCCCTTTATTTCGCATGGCTCGTTGCGGTCATCGCGACGGGGGGCAGTTTGTACTTCAGCGAAATTGCCGGTTATGTGCCGTGTGAACTGTGTTGGTACCAGAGAATTTTTATGTATCCGCTCGTCATCATCCTCGGTATTGCCAGCTTTAAAGGCGCGCGGTCGATTACCACTTACGTGTTGCCGCTGAGCATTATCGGAGGTTGTTTCTCCATTTATCATTACTCGGAGCAAAAGTTCGGTACGCCGTCTTTTTGCACGGGAACGGTCCCTTGCAGCGGGGAATACATCAATTGGCTCGGATTCATCACGATTCCGCTGCTCGCGCTTACCGCTTTTCTGCTGATTACGCTGTTTTTGTTGATGGCGAGACGAAATCACTAA
- a CDS encoding peptidoglycan-binding protein: protein MKGNQKLKTVVMSSALTGIMAVAPMVTHASGFGENTWIKGDHGKQIKPLQKILKKFDYYEDDIDGIFGPHTYEAVNALQLDYDLNQDGIIGPETKQTLKQVLEYKKAYEKAPKLELGDRGHTVKVLQTQLKALDYYLGDLDGIFGPLTENAVEGFQKANDVAVDGIAGPKTYKALLHNPVPATKVESASTSVSESSSSDETVSRGTDVSADKVLYVESTAYTANCAGCSGITATGINLLENPGAKVIAVDPDVIPLGSTVWVEGYGYAVAGDTGGAIDGNRIDVFFADRSDALNWGRKEVKVKIVD, encoded by the coding sequence ATGAAAGGCAACCAAAAACTCAAAACCGTCGTGATGTCGTCAGCTTTGACGGGAATCATGGCAGTAGCCCCAATGGTTACGCACGCATCCGGTTTCGGAGAAAATACATGGATCAAGGGCGATCATGGCAAGCAAATCAAGCCCCTGCAAAAAATCTTGAAGAAATTCGATTACTACGAAGACGACATAGACGGGATTTTCGGTCCGCATACTTACGAAGCGGTGAATGCATTGCAGCTCGATTATGATTTAAACCAGGACGGCATCATCGGACCGGAAACGAAACAGACGCTGAAACAAGTTCTTGAGTACAAAAAGGCTTATGAAAAAGCTCCGAAGCTTGAACTCGGCGACCGCGGCCATACGGTCAAAGTTTTGCAAACGCAGTTGAAAGCCTTGGATTATTATCTCGGCGACCTCGATGGGATTTTCGGGCCGCTTACGGAAAATGCTGTCGAAGGTTTCCAAAAGGCGAACGACGTTGCGGTTGACGGAATCGCCGGACCGAAAACGTACAAAGCCTTGCTTCACAATCCAGTACCTGCGACGAAAGTCGAGAGTGCATCGACGAGCGTCTCGGAAAGTTCTTCATCGGATGAGACGGTCAGCAGGGGTACTGACGTAAGTGCCGACAAAGTATTGTATGTGGAAAGCACAGCTTATACGGCGAATTGCGCAGGGTGCTCCGGCATCACCGCAACGGGCATCAACCTTCTTGAAAATCCGGGTGCAAAAGTGATCGCCGTTGATCCGGACGTCATCCCTCTCGGATCCACCGTTTGGGTCGAAGGGTACGGCTATGCTGTTGCCGGAGACACCGGAGGTGCCATCGACGGCAATCGGATCGACGTCTTCTTCGCCGATCGTTCGGATGCGTTAAATTGGGGACGCAAAGAAGTAAAAGTAAAAATTGTGGACTGA
- a CDS encoding thioredoxin domain-containing protein: MRRMRILMIVTAALLLAAAASFTLLKAMGGNEDSGEPPKAATEDDEKLSFRYKEQPMLGDPDAPVKIVEFGDYRCIVCYRFDQKFFPKLKEQFIDTGKAAFYFVNDPILGKGSVRIALAAESVYHRRPDAFWDYHEAIYANQGPEDEAWATTDFLVQLAAETVPEIDRQTLRRDIEEGTYLQAVKRDAEKAQALGIEGTPTVYVNGRMLTWDETSHYDQLSQIISAAYEKAAN, encoded by the coding sequence ATGCGTCGAATGCGAATTTTGATGATCGTCACGGCCGCACTTTTGCTTGCAGCAGCGGCAAGTTTTACGCTGTTAAAGGCAATGGGCGGAAACGAAGACAGCGGCGAGCCGCCGAAGGCGGCAACGGAAGATGATGAGAAGCTTTCTTTTCGCTACAAAGAGCAGCCGATGCTTGGGGATCCGGACGCTCCTGTGAAAATCGTTGAGTTCGGCGACTACCGCTGCATCGTCTGCTACCGTTTCGACCAGAAATTTTTTCCGAAGCTGAAAGAACAATTTATCGATACTGGAAAAGCTGCATTCTATTTCGTAAACGATCCGATTCTTGGTAAAGGCTCGGTGCGCATCGCACTTGCGGCGGAGTCGGTTTATCATCGCCGTCCGGACGCCTTTTGGGACTATCACGAAGCGATTTACGCGAATCAAGGGCCTGAAGATGAAGCGTGGGCAACGACGGATTTTCTCGTTCAGTTGGCGGCGGAAACTGTTCCGGAAATAGATCGGCAAACGTTGCGGAGAGATATTGAAGAAGGTACGTATTTACAGGCGGTCAAACGAGATGCGGAAAAAGCGCAAGCGCTCGGCATCGAAGGGACACCGACAGTCTATGTGAACGGCCGAATGTTAACTTGGGACGAAACGTCGCATTATGATCAACTTTCACAAATTATCTCGGCGGCGTATGAAAAGGCGGCGAACTAA